A portion of the Parasteatoda tepidariorum isolate YZ-2023 chromosome 5, CAS_Ptep_4.0, whole genome shotgun sequence genome contains these proteins:
- the LOC107456571 gene encoding protein bric-a-brac 1 — protein sequence MSQQFCLKWNNHMNNMMDVFKSLLSTETMVDVTLACDGLSLKAHKMVLSACSPFFQSLFSENPCQHPIVILKDMKYTELKAIIEFMYHGEVNVAQDQLSALMKTAETLRVKGLAEVTNEKDSQSNNSAQDEPTHRSVPRTDSPPQSKRRRGRTRKRSLSDSNRSDDDSNEPKIKQPMSPDIEELSGDVTMDVSSSQFSSLQSQVPMQSTPSHSSNTYKTSSVISHDPHVEEPTSADESEFGVEPTKLLEQTLTTEELNARRRSSNVEMQRRPRGSTDHSTIVPTSMSDTSNQQPDSPVDIKPEVLDLEPPMSTPGPSHSNDNAMMVYMDQSNSSHPGPSGYQDNSALVPQDSQQQGNYHAVMTYC from the exons ATGTCtcaacaattttgtttaaaatggaaCAACCATATGAACAATATGATGGATGTTTTCAAAAGCCTCCTCTCTACCGAAACAATGGTAGATGTGACTCTAGCTTGCGATGGTCTGAGCTTAAAGGCGCACAAAATGGTTTTGTCAGCTTGTAGTCCTTTCTTCCAATCCTTGTTTTCAGAAAATCCCTGCCAACACCCAATTGTGATATTAAAAGATATGAAATATACAGAACTTAAAGCTATTATTGAGTTTATGTATCATGGTGAAGTGAATGTTGCTCAAGACCAATTGTCTGCTCTCATGAAAACAGCAGAGACACTTAGAGTGAAAGGTTTAGCTGAAGTGACAAATGAGAAAGATTCTCAATCTAATAACTCAGCTCAGGACGAACCTACTCACAGATCTGTTCCTAGGACGGATTCGCCCCCTCAGAGTAAAAGGAGAAGAGGTCGAACACGTAAACGGTCTCTTAGTGACTCTAATCGTAGTGATGATGACTCTAACGAGCCTAAAATCAAACAACCAATGTCTCCGGACATTGAAGAACTATCTGGTGATGTGACGATGGACGTTTCTAGTTCTCAGTTTTCTAGTTTGCAATCTCAGGTGCCTATGCAATCTACCCCCTCACATAGTTCGAACACTTATAAAACCTCATCTGTGATATCTCATGATCCTCATGTAGAAGAACCAACCTCTGCTGATGAAAGTGAGTTTGGGGTTGAGCCTACTAAGCTCCTGGAACAAACATTAACAACTGAAGAG CTCAATGCTAGGAGAAGGTCTTCAAATGTTGAAATGCAGAGGAGGCCTAGAGGTAGCACAGATCATTCTACAATAGTGCCAACATCTATGTCAGATACATCTAATCAACAACCAGATAGTCCAGTTG atattaaaccAGAAGTATTAGACTTAGAACCACCTATGTCCACTCCAGGACCCTCTCATAGTAATGATAATGCTATGATGGTCTATATGGATCAATCGAACTCTTCTCATCCAGGGCCGAGTGGTTACCAGGATAATTCAGCCCTGGTACCACAGGACTCTCAACAGCAAGGTAATTATCATGCCGTAATGACTTATTGTTAA